In one window of Microtus pennsylvanicus isolate mMicPen1 chromosome 2, mMicPen1.hap1, whole genome shotgun sequence DNA:
- the LOC142843172 gene encoding cytochrome P450 2D20-like has protein sequence MALLTGDGLWSVVLFTAIFLLLLDLMHRRKFWTSRYPPGPVPLPGLGNLLQVDFENMSYSLHKLRQRYGDVFSLQMAWKPVVVINGLKAVREVLVTCGEDTADRPPMPIYDHMGYGPKAKGVVLAPYGPEWREQRRFALSTMRDFGLGKKSLEQWVTEEAGHLFDAFTKEAGQAFNPTTLLNKGTCNVISSLIYAQRFEYEDPFFSRLLKTLQESLGEDTGFIGEVLNAVPVLLRIPGLPGKAFPKLTEFMDSMDKMLIEHKGTWDPAQPPRDLTDAFLAEMEKAKGNPESSFNDRNLHVMVADLFFAGMVTTSTTLSWALLLMILHPDVQSRVQQEIDEVIGQARRPEMADQARMPYTNAVIHEVQRFADIVPTNVPHMTSRDIEVQGFLIPKGTTLITNLSSVLKDETVWEKPLQFYPEHFLDAQGRFVKHEAFMPFSAGRRVCLGEPLARMELFLFFTCLLQRFSFSVPSGQPRPSDHGIFSLPVTPTPYELCAVVR, from the exons ATGGCACTGCTGACTGGAGATGGCCTGTGGTCTGTGGTCCTATTCACGGCCATCTTCTTGCTATTGCTGGACCTGATGCACCGACGCAAGTTCTGGACTTCCCGCTACCCTCCAGGTCCTGTGCCCCTACCTGGGCTGGGCAACCTCCTCCAGGTGGATTTCGAGAACATGTCGTATAGCTTACACAAG CTTCGACAGCGCTATGGTGACGTGTTCAGCCTGCAGATGGCCTGGAAGCCCGTGGTCGTGATCAATGGACTGAAGGCGGTGCGGGAAGTGCTGGTGACATGTGGAGAGGACACTGCTGACCGCCCTCCAATGCCCATCTATGATCACATGGGCTATGGGCCCAAAGCAAAAG GTGTGGTGTTAGCTCCTTATGGGCCCGAATGGCGAGAACAGCGGCGATTTGCTTTGTCCACCATGCGAGACTTTGGCCTGGGCAAGAAGTCCCTGGAGCAGTGGGTGACAGAGGAGGCTGGACACCTCTTTGACGCCTTCACCAAGGAGGCAG GCCAAGCATTTAATCCCACCACCCTCCTGAACAAAGGTACATGCAATGTGATTTCATCCCTCATTTATGCCCAGCGCTTTGAGTATGAAGACCCTTTCTTCAGCAGGCTGCTCAAAACGTTACAAGAAAGTTTGGGAGAGGACACTGGCTTCATTGGAGAG GTGCTGAATGCAGTCCCAGTGCTCCTTCGCATCCCTGGGCTGCCTGGCAAAGCCTTCCCCAAGCTGACAGAGTTCATGGACTCAATGGATAAGATGTTGATTGAGCACAAGGGAACCTGGGACCCTGCCCAGCCACCCCGAGACCTGACAGATGCCTTCCTGGCTGAGATGGAGAAG GCCAAGGGGAATCCTGAGAGCAGCTTCAACGATAGGAATCTGCACGTGATGGTGGCTGACCTGTTCTTTGCTGGGATGGTGACGACCTCAACCACACTGTCCTGGGCCCTGCTGCTCATGATCCTACACCCGGATGTGCAGA GCCGCGTCCAACAGGAGATCGATGAAGTCATAGGGCAGGCGCGGCGTCCAGAGATGGCAGACCAGGCCCGCATGCCCTACACCAATGCTGTCATTCATGAGGTACAGCGATTTGCAGACATCGTTCCAACCAATGTACCACATATGACATCCCGTGACATTGAAGTACAGGGCTTCCTCATCCCCAAG GGGACGACCCTCATCACCAACCTGTCCTCAGTGCTGAAGGATGAGACTGTCTGGGAGAAGCCCCTCCAATTCTATCCTGAGCACTTCCTGGATGCCCAGGGCCGCTTTGTGAAGCATGAGGCCTTCATGCCATTCTCAGCAG GTCGCCGAGTTTGCTTGGGAGAGCCCCTGGCCCGCATGgagctcttcctcttcttcacctGCCTCCTGCAGCGCTTTAGCTTCTCGGTGCCCAGTGGACAGCCCCGACCCAGCGACCATGGCATCTTCTCATTGCCAGTGACCCCAACCCCCTACGAGCTCTGTGCAGTTGTGCGCTAG